In the genome of Actinomadura graeca, one region contains:
- a CDS encoding 5-(carboxyamino)imidazole ribonucleotide synthase gives MAGGGQLARMTQQAAIALGVPLRVLAGSAGDSAAKVVADARIGDDRSLDDLLAFAKGCDVVTFDHEHVPGPHIQKVERSGVPCRPDAAALAHAQDKLVMRDRLSALGVPCPAYAHVPPAAPLAFLEAFAEEHGWPLVIKATRGGYDGKGVWIAEALDRETAEMVGRLRTEGVDLMVERHVPFRRELAALVARSPYGQGAAYPIVETVQEGGICTEVIAPAPGLDEDTAAEAQRLALGVADSLGVTGLLAVELFETRDGLLVNELAMRPHNSGHWTIEGARTSQFEQHLRAVLDLPLGSTEPTAPCTVMANVLGGDDPDVYRRYIHVMAHDPAVKVHLYGKDVRPGRKIGHVTALGRDLDEVRERARHAADYLRWGEKKR, from the coding sequence ATGGCGGGTGGCGGCCAGCTGGCCCGGATGACCCAGCAGGCGGCGATCGCGCTGGGCGTGCCGCTGCGCGTGCTGGCCGGATCCGCCGGCGACTCGGCGGCCAAGGTCGTCGCGGACGCCCGGATCGGCGACGACCGGTCCCTGGACGACCTGCTCGCGTTCGCCAAGGGCTGCGACGTGGTCACCTTCGACCACGAGCACGTCCCCGGGCCGCACATCCAGAAGGTGGAGCGGTCGGGCGTGCCGTGCCGTCCGGATGCGGCCGCCCTCGCCCACGCGCAGGACAAGCTCGTCATGCGGGACCGGCTCAGCGCCCTGGGCGTACCGTGCCCCGCCTACGCGCACGTCCCGCCCGCCGCGCCGCTGGCGTTCCTGGAGGCGTTCGCGGAGGAGCACGGCTGGCCGCTCGTCATCAAGGCCACCCGGGGCGGCTACGACGGCAAGGGCGTCTGGATCGCCGAGGCCCTCGACCGCGAGACGGCGGAGATGGTCGGGAGGCTGCGCACCGAGGGCGTCGACCTGATGGTCGAGCGGCACGTCCCGTTCAGGCGGGAGCTGGCCGCCCTGGTCGCGCGCTCCCCGTACGGCCAGGGCGCCGCGTACCCGATCGTGGAGACCGTCCAGGAGGGCGGGATCTGCACCGAGGTGATCGCACCGGCCCCCGGCCTGGACGAGGACACGGCCGCCGAGGCGCAGCGCCTCGCGCTCGGCGTGGCCGACAGCCTCGGCGTCACCGGCCTGCTCGCGGTGGAGCTGTTCGAGACCCGCGACGGACTGCTGGTCAACGAGCTGGCCATGCGGCCGCACAACTCCGGCCACTGGACGATCGAGGGCGCCCGCACGTCCCAGTTCGAGCAGCACCTGCGGGCCGTCCTGGACCTGCCCCTGGGGTCCACCGAGCCCACGGCCCCCTGCACGGTCATGGCGAACGTGCTGGGCGGCGACGACCCGGACGTCTACCGCCGCTACATCCACGTGATGGCCCACGATCCCGCCGTCAAGGTGCACCTCTACGGCAAGGACGTGCGGCCGGGCCGCAAGATCGGCCACGTCACCGCGCTGGGCCGCGACCTGGACGAGGTCCGCGAGCGCGCGCGCCACGCGGCCGACTACCTGCGCTGGGGGGAGAAGAAGCGATGA
- a CDS encoding UDP-glucose dehydrogenase family protein, protein MADLGFEVLGLDVDEERIARLSAGDLPFYEPGLESVLRRALESRRLRFTTSYEEAAAFGDVHFLCLGTPQKAGEYAADLTYVDAAVDTLAPLLHRPCLVVGKSTVPVGTAARLAGRLAELAPAGGDAVLAWNPEFLREGFAVQDTLKPDRIVAGLPAEQGAAEHAEKVLREVYSTMLSAGTPFVAADLPTAELVKVAANAFLATKISFINAMAEVCEAAHADVTKLSEALSYDDRIGGRFLGPGLGFGGGCLPKDIRAFMARAGELGADQALTFLREVDEINIRRRIRMVDLARELLGGSFIGRTVGVLGAAFKPDSDDVRDSPALDVAASIRAQGGKVTVYDPQAMRNARRAQPSLDFGDSALSAARGAHVVLLLTEWAEFRDMAPESLAGAVSERNIVDGRNALDPERWRASGWNYRALGRP, encoded by the coding sequence ATGGCCGACCTGGGGTTCGAGGTCCTCGGCCTGGACGTGGACGAGGAGAGGATCGCGCGGCTGTCGGCCGGCGACCTGCCGTTCTACGAGCCCGGGCTGGAATCGGTGCTGCGCAGGGCCCTGGAGAGCCGGCGGCTGCGGTTCACCACGTCGTACGAGGAGGCCGCCGCGTTCGGCGACGTGCACTTCCTCTGCCTCGGCACCCCGCAGAAGGCGGGCGAGTACGCCGCCGACCTGACCTACGTGGACGCGGCCGTCGACACCCTGGCCCCGCTGCTGCACCGCCCGTGCCTGGTCGTCGGCAAGTCCACGGTCCCGGTCGGGACGGCGGCGCGGCTGGCCGGCAGGCTGGCCGAGCTCGCCCCGGCGGGCGGCGACGCCGTCCTCGCGTGGAATCCCGAGTTCCTCCGCGAGGGGTTCGCCGTCCAGGACACCTTGAAGCCGGACCGGATCGTGGCCGGGCTGCCGGCCGAGCAGGGCGCCGCCGAGCACGCCGAGAAGGTGCTCCGCGAGGTCTACTCGACGATGCTGTCCGCGGGCACCCCGTTCGTCGCCGCGGACCTGCCGACGGCCGAGCTGGTGAAGGTGGCCGCGAACGCGTTCCTCGCCACGAAGATCTCCTTCATCAACGCGATGGCGGAGGTCTGCGAGGCCGCGCACGCCGATGTGACGAAGCTCTCCGAGGCCCTCTCCTACGACGACCGGATCGGCGGCCGGTTCCTCGGGCCCGGCCTCGGCTTCGGCGGCGGCTGCCTGCCCAAGGACATCCGCGCCTTCATGGCCCGCGCCGGGGAGCTCGGCGCCGACCAGGCGCTCACCTTCCTGCGCGAGGTCGACGAGATCAACATCCGGCGCCGGATCCGGATGGTGGACCTCGCCCGGGAACTGCTCGGCGGCTCGTTCATCGGGCGGACGGTCGGCGTCCTCGGCGCGGCCTTCAAACCGGACTCCGACGACGTCCGCGACTCCCCGGCGCTCGACGTGGCCGCGTCCATCCGCGCCCAGGGCGGCAAGGTCACGGTGTACGACCCGCAGGCCATGCGCAACGCCCGCCGCGCGCAGCCGTCGCTGGACTTCGGCGACTCGGCGCTGTCGGCCGCCCGCGGCGCTCACGTCGTCCTGCTGCTCACCGAGTGGGCCGAGTTCCGCGACATGGCCCCGGAGTCGCTCGCCGGTGCCGTCTCCGAACGCAACATCGTCGACGGCCGCAACGCCCTCGATCCCGAGCGCTGGCGCGCGTCCGGCTGGAACTACCGCGCCCTCGGCCGCCCCTGA
- a CDS encoding thioesterase family protein: MEEFYRPLGDGSFAATPATAGPWSPDAQHAGPVAGLLGRALERHEPVPGTRVARVTVEILGPVPVAELAVTARVVRPGRRVALLEAVMTHAGRPVARATAWRILAAPERLPAFSHAPAPPPLPESTPPLETWPEAHADGYLAAMEWRVVEGALGRPGPGVTWARARVPLVSGEADTPLVRALVLADSASGVGSQLDLSKWLIINTDLTVALHRDPVGEWLCMGAAVHTSPRGSALCEAALADRSGDFGRVLQTLLVDEPPG; this comes from the coding sequence GTGGAGGAGTTCTACCGGCCGCTCGGCGACGGGTCGTTCGCCGCCACCCCGGCGACGGCGGGCCCGTGGTCGCCGGACGCGCAGCACGCCGGGCCGGTCGCGGGGCTGCTCGGGCGGGCCCTCGAACGGCACGAGCCCGTCCCCGGGACGCGGGTGGCGCGGGTGACGGTGGAGATCCTCGGTCCCGTCCCGGTGGCGGAGCTGGCGGTCACCGCGCGCGTCGTCCGGCCGGGCCGGCGGGTGGCGCTGCTGGAGGCCGTGATGACCCACGCGGGACGGCCGGTCGCCCGCGCCACCGCGTGGCGGATCCTCGCCGCGCCCGAGCGGCTCCCGGCCTTCTCGCACGCGCCCGCTCCGCCGCCCCTCCCGGAATCCACCCCGCCGCTGGAGACCTGGCCGGAGGCCCACGCCGACGGTTATCTGGCCGCGATGGAGTGGCGCGTCGTCGAGGGGGCGCTCGGACGCCCGGGACCCGGCGTGACCTGGGCGCGGGCGCGCGTCCCGCTCGTGTCGGGGGAGGCCGACACGCCGCTCGTGCGCGCGCTCGTGCTGGCCGACAGCGCCTCCGGCGTCGGCAGCCAGCTCGACCTCTCCAAGTGGCTGATCATCAACACGGACCTGACGGTCGCGCTGCACCGCGACCCCGTCGGCGAGTGGCTGTGCATGGGCGCCGCGGTGCACACGAGCCCGCGGGGCAGCGCGCTGTGCGAGGCGGCGCTCGCCGACCGCTCCGGCGATTTCGGGCGCGTCCTGCAAACCCTCCTCGTGGACGAGCCACCCGGCTGA
- a CDS encoding CoA-binding protein — MRDEFADDGVIGRLLEKSEVWAFVGLSGDPGREVHRQARLLQGRGKRIVPVHPDGAAVLGERGYASLAEVPGPPIDVVGVYRRSEFAGGVVDEAVAAGARAVWLPLGVVDEEAARRARDAGLDVVMDRCPAIEWARRA; from the coding sequence ATGCGAGACGAGTTCGCCGACGACGGCGTGATCGGGCGGCTGCTGGAGAAGTCCGAGGTGTGGGCGTTCGTGGGGCTGAGCGGCGACCCGGGCCGCGAGGTCCACCGGCAGGCCCGCCTCCTCCAGGGGCGCGGGAAGCGGATCGTCCCGGTGCATCCGGACGGCGCGGCCGTCCTGGGCGAGCGGGGGTACGCGTCGCTGGCCGAAGTGCCCGGGCCGCCCATCGACGTGGTCGGCGTCTACCGGCGGTCGGAGTTCGCCGGCGGCGTCGTGGACGAGGCCGTCGCCGCCGGGGCGAGGGCGGTGTGGCTGCCCCTCGGGGTGGTGGACGAGGAGGCCGCCAGGCGCGCCCGCGACGCCGGGCTCGACGTCGTCATGGACCGCTGCCCCGCCATCGAATGGGCCCGCCGCGCATGA
- a CDS encoding GtrA family protein, with amino-acid sequence MSLVANLQRQFAHLVRELAKFGSVGAIAFVITVALGNGMHTGLGMGPLTSNGIATVVATTFSYLANRYWTFRHRDRTGLGREYVLFFALNGVGLVITELFIGFTHYVLGLGDAISYNVSLVIGTGVATLFRFWSYKKWVFLPTTSPHVDPASGLPEAPREPHGPHERPAAGGPAGEAPAGDAPGVHRAGGRGVPSHRLGHPIDTHPAGDYAQFTRSR; translated from the coding sequence GTGAGCCTGGTCGCCAATCTCCAACGGCAGTTCGCGCACCTGGTGCGCGAGCTCGCGAAGTTCGGCAGCGTCGGCGCCATCGCGTTCGTGATCACGGTCGCGCTCGGCAACGGGATGCACACCGGCCTGGGCATGGGCCCGCTGACGTCCAACGGCATCGCCACGGTGGTCGCCACGACGTTCTCCTACCTGGCCAACCGCTACTGGACGTTCCGCCACCGCGACCGCACCGGCCTGGGACGCGAGTACGTGCTGTTCTTCGCGCTGAACGGCGTCGGGCTGGTGATCACCGAGCTGTTCATCGGGTTCACCCACTACGTGCTGGGGCTGGGCGACGCGATCTCCTACAACGTCTCGCTGGTGATCGGCACCGGCGTCGCGACGCTGTTCCGCTTCTGGTCGTACAAGAAGTGGGTGTTCCTGCCGACGACCTCCCCGCACGTGGACCCGGCGTCCGGCCTGCCCGAGGCGCCGCGCGAGCCCCATGGGCCGCACGAGCGTCCGGCGGCGGGCGGGCCCGCCGGAGAGGCGCCCGCCGGGGACGCGCCGGGCGTGCACCGCGCGGGGGGCCGCGGCGTCCCGTCCCACCGGCTCGGCCACCCGATCGACACGCACCCCGCCGGGGACTACGCCCAGTTCACCCGCTCCCGCTGA
- the purE gene encoding 5-(carboxyamino)imidazole ribonucleotide mutase, translated as MTPLVGVVMGSDSDWPVMKAAAEALEEFGVPYEADVVSAHRMPHDMIAYGDGAAGRGLRAIIAGAGGAAHLPGMLASVTPLPVIGVPVPLKYLDGMDSLLSIVQMPAGVPVATVAVGAARNAGLLAVRILAASDGDLQAKMTEFQRDLHAQAKAKGERLRAGL; from the coding sequence ATGACGCCGCTGGTGGGCGTGGTGATGGGCAGCGACTCGGACTGGCCGGTCATGAAGGCCGCCGCCGAGGCGCTGGAGGAGTTCGGCGTCCCCTACGAGGCCGACGTCGTGTCCGCGCACCGGATGCCGCACGACATGATCGCCTACGGTGACGGCGCCGCGGGGCGCGGGCTGCGGGCGATCATCGCGGGGGCGGGCGGTGCCGCGCACCTGCCGGGGATGCTCGCCTCGGTGACGCCGCTGCCGGTGATCGGCGTGCCCGTCCCGCTGAAGTACCTGGACGGCATGGACTCGCTGCTGTCGATCGTCCAGATGCCCGCCGGGGTCCCCGTCGCGACGGTCGCCGTCGGCGCGGCGCGCAACGCCGGGCTCCTCGCCGTCCGGATCCTCGCCGCGTCCGACGGCGACCTCCAGGCGAAGATGACGGAGTTCCAGCGGGACCTCCACGCGCAGGCGAAGGCGAAGGGCGAGCGCCTCCGAGCGGGCCTCTGA
- a CDS encoding response regulator transcription factor has translation MTSVLLAEDDTSISEPLARALRREGYTVEVSPDGPQALERALGGGVDLIVLDLGLPELDGLEVARRVRAEGHGVPILILTARADEVDTVVGLDAGADDYVTKPFRLAELLARVRALLRRGSTETPIVQGVRIDAESRRAWMGEQELQLTTKEFDLLRVLVRDAGKVVTREQIMREVWDTNWWGSTKTLDMHISWLRRKLGDDAGSPRYITTVRGVGFRFERGD, from the coding sequence ATGACCTCAGTACTGCTCGCCGAGGACGACACGTCCATCTCCGAGCCTCTCGCCCGCGCGCTCCGTCGCGAGGGGTACACCGTCGAAGTCAGCCCGGACGGACCGCAGGCCCTGGAGCGGGCGCTCGGCGGCGGTGTCGACCTCATCGTCCTGGACCTGGGACTGCCCGAGCTGGACGGCCTCGAAGTGGCCCGCCGGGTGCGCGCCGAGGGGCACGGTGTCCCCATACTGATCCTGACCGCCCGCGCCGACGAGGTCGACACCGTCGTCGGGCTCGACGCGGGCGCCGACGACTACGTGACCAAGCCGTTCCGGCTGGCCGAGCTGCTCGCCCGGGTGCGGGCGCTGCTGCGCCGGGGCAGCACCGAGACCCCGATCGTCCAGGGGGTGCGGATCGACGCCGAGTCGCGCCGCGCCTGGATGGGCGAGCAGGAGCTCCAGCTCACCACCAAGGAGTTCGACCTGCTGCGCGTCCTCGTCCGCGACGCGGGCAAGGTCGTCACCCGCGAGCAGATCATGCGCGAGGTGTGGGACACCAACTGGTGGGGCTCGACCAAGACGCTCGACATGCACATTTCCTGGCTGCGCCGCAAACTCGGCGACGACGCCGGCAGTCCCCGCTACATCACCACCGTGCGGGGCGTCGGCTTCCGGTTCGAGCGCGGCGACTAG
- a CDS encoding protein-L-isoaspartate(D-aspartate) O-methyltransferase: MDRDVDGRISALCDVYAAQGVLTDPAWRAALGEVPRHWFVPARARVVRGGGPGHAIDRDRDPAAWWDAVYSDAVTPSCGSPRAVLHALHALAPRDHDRVLEAGTGAGWTAALLSWRVGGANVTSVEADELVAARAAADLAEAGHGPHLFVGDEAAGFPDNAPYDRVHVTRGVTAIARAWLEQTRPGGVIVCPWTPAYGGGHLACLTVDGQGRAIGRFPHLSGDTMERARPASPSLAQYVGGTEHETERGTTLLDPRSVAWDSYGADLAIGALVPRARKHVCAARGDSGELTLWLLETGAPGGSWASVDYEPGADRFAVEQYGGRRLWDEVSRAYLRWVAWGRPGRERFGLTARPDGHDLWLDTPGNVLGGDVPGGG, from the coding sequence GTGGACAGGGACGTCGACGGGCGGATCAGCGCACTGTGCGACGTTTACGCCGCGCAGGGCGTCCTGACCGACCCGGCATGGCGGGCGGCGCTCGGCGAGGTGCCGCGGCACTGGTTCGTGCCCGCCCGGGCCCGCGTCGTCCGCGGCGGCGGCCCCGGCCACGCGATCGACCGCGACCGTGACCCGGCGGCCTGGTGGGACGCGGTGTACTCCGACGCGGTGACGCCGTCCTGCGGCTCCCCCCGCGCCGTCCTGCACGCCCTGCACGCCCTCGCCCCGCGCGACCACGACCGGGTCCTGGAGGCAGGCACCGGCGCCGGGTGGACGGCTGCGCTGCTGTCGTGGCGGGTCGGCGGCGCGAACGTGACGTCGGTCGAGGCCGACGAACTGGTCGCGGCGCGGGCCGCGGCCGACCTCGCCGAGGCCGGGCACGGGCCGCACCTCTTCGTGGGGGACGAGGCGGCGGGCTTCCCCGACAACGCCCCCTACGACCGCGTGCACGTCACCCGCGGCGTCACCGCGATCGCCCGGGCGTGGCTGGAGCAGACCCGTCCGGGAGGCGTGATCGTGTGCCCCTGGACGCCCGCCTACGGCGGCGGCCACCTCGCCTGCCTCACCGTGGACGGGCAAGGCCGCGCGATCGGGCGGTTCCCGCACCTCTCGGGCGACACGATGGAGCGGGCCCGCCCCGCGTCGCCGTCCCTGGCCCAGTACGTGGGCGGCACCGAGCACGAGACAGAACGGGGCACCACGCTGCTGGACCCTCGCAGCGTCGCCTGGGACTCCTACGGCGCGGACCTGGCGATCGGCGCGCTGGTGCCCCGCGCGCGCAAGCACGTGTGCGCGGCGCGCGGCGACTCCGGCGAGCTGACGCTGTGGCTGCTGGAGACCGGCGCGCCCGGCGGATCATGGGCCAGCGTCGACTACGAGCCGGGCGCCGACCGGTTCGCCGTGGAGCAGTACGGCGGGCGCAGGCTGTGGGACGAGGTGTCCCGCGCCTACCTCCGCTGGGTCGCCTGGGGCCGCCCGGGCCGCGAGCGCTTCGGCCTCACCGCCCGCCCGGACGGGCACGACCTCTGGCTGGACACCCCCGGCAACGTCCTCGGCGGCGACGTCCCCGGCGGCGGCTGA
- a CDS encoding ATP-binding protein, with product MRRRLLLSTLAVAVVAILLLGIPLAFATHKLIYEQAAQALDREASAIVGGVGYSLQTRQPLAADKIAQEYPGRYIAITLPDGRTVLAGGRPGRERMLEAAASGAGVTVRVSRPAAEVQDGAVRLLVLIGSLALFGVAVTVGLAMFQARKLTLPLIDLAETADRLGTGKARPRRRRYGIPEVDRVAEVLDRSAVRIADLLAASREFASDASHQLRTPLTALSMRLEEMIEAADYPDVVREEGAAAVAQTERLVAVVEQLLARARHDRTGGAVASPVDDIIAQQVEEWRPIFRRDGRDVRMVGEQGLVGMTNPEGLSQIVATLLDNSLMHGSGTVTINTKPGAGSVVVEVGDEGSGIPPELEPRIFERSVSGGKGTGLGLYLARSLAVVDGGRLELVQARPAVFGVFLRQAADARLASERVVIGPA from the coding sequence ATGAGGCGCCGACTCCTGCTGTCGACGCTCGCGGTGGCGGTCGTCGCGATACTGCTGCTCGGCATACCCCTCGCCTTCGCCACCCACAAGCTCATCTACGAGCAGGCCGCGCAGGCGCTCGACCGGGAGGCGTCCGCCATCGTCGGCGGCGTCGGCTACAGCCTCCAGACACGCCAGCCCCTGGCCGCCGACAAGATCGCCCAGGAGTATCCCGGCCGGTATATCGCCATCACCCTGCCGGACGGCCGGACGGTCCTCGCCGGCGGGCGGCCCGGCCGGGAGCGGATGCTGGAGGCCGCCGCGTCCGGGGCCGGGGTCACGGTGCGGGTGTCGCGCCCGGCAGCCGAGGTGCAGGACGGGGCGGTGCGGCTGCTCGTCCTGATCGGCAGCCTCGCGCTGTTCGGCGTCGCCGTCACCGTCGGCCTCGCGATGTTCCAGGCCCGCAAGCTGACCCTCCCGCTGATCGACCTCGCCGAGACCGCCGACCGGCTCGGCACCGGCAAGGCCCGCCCGCGCCGCCGCCGCTACGGCATCCCCGAGGTGGACCGCGTCGCCGAGGTGCTCGACCGCAGCGCCGTCCGGATCGCCGACCTGCTGGCCGCGAGCCGCGAGTTCGCCTCCGACGCCAGCCACCAGCTCCGCACGCCGCTCACCGCGCTGTCGATGCGGCTGGAGGAGATGATCGAGGCCGCCGACTACCCCGACGTCGTCCGGGAGGAGGGCGCCGCCGCCGTCGCGCAGACCGAGCGGCTCGTCGCGGTCGTCGAGCAGCTCCTCGCCCGCGCCCGGCACGACCGCACGGGCGGCGCGGTCGCCTCGCCCGTCGACGACATCATCGCCCAGCAGGTCGAGGAGTGGCGGCCCATCTTCCGCCGCGACGGCCGCGACGTCCGGATGGTCGGCGAGCAGGGCCTCGTCGGCATGACCAACCCCGAGGGCCTCTCGCAGATCGTCGCCACGCTGCTGGACAACTCGCTCATGCACGGCTCCGGCACCGTCACGATCAACACCAAGCCCGGCGCCGGGTCGGTCGTGGTCGAGGTCGGCGACGAGGGCTCGGGCATCCCGCCCGAGCTGGAGCCCCGGATCTTCGAACGCAGCGTCAGCGGCGGCAAGGGCACCGGCCTCGGGCTCTACCTGGCCCGCTCGCTGGCCGTGGTGGACGGGGGGCGGCTGGAACTCGTCCAGGCCCGCCCGGCGGTGTTCGGCGTGTTCCTCCGCCAGGCCGCGGACGCGCGCCTGGCGTCCGAGCGCGTGGTCATCGGGCCCGCCTGA
- a CDS encoding LCP family protein, producing MADGHDSGRGDADPLEHYFRPRPAGGAPEGAEPDDDGGIEGVTIEGMPAPRVSVEGPRGPRRPGPGLSPRAAMSARRQRRFLMVTGTMSAFVLLTSGGAWAFQNYVTSAIDRVKVGGLGKGKDAPKGAMTILVAGVDRREGLTREQQRAAKLGHEPGERSDTMLLLHVSRDHDRVSVVNLPRDSYVTIPSHKSNGSEGPKGAHVPSRPGKLTWAYQFGGPDLTVDTIKRTTGVSIDHYVEVNFYGFVNMVDALGGVDVCTEQPIDDAKSGLRLPAGKSHVDGLKALGFARARYTLTGGSDLGRIDRQQQFMASMMKQALSSRTLSDPVKSARFLKAALKSLRVDPDLAEDLPKLANQMKDLSTDSLTFAKVPLANPDFNTVLWNAPGPQSTVQWDQHRANELFTRIRRDQPLVKETPKPSASPTKTPRDALTVPPDEIQVRVLNAIGTRGLATRAGGELDKAGFHATVVPGVARRGLQTTQIQYGPGREDSAKTLAAAIPGARMKEVRSLGPRVQVMVGANWDGAKKVRVAGASPSAAPSQDPALETGTATQKLCG from the coding sequence ATGGCAGACGGGCACGACTCAGGTCGAGGCGACGCCGACCCGCTGGAGCACTATTTCCGGCCTCGGCCCGCGGGCGGCGCCCCGGAGGGGGCGGAGCCGGACGACGACGGCGGCATCGAGGGCGTGACCATCGAGGGGATGCCCGCGCCGCGGGTGTCGGTGGAGGGGCCGCGCGGCCCGCGCCGTCCCGGCCCGGGGCTGAGCCCCCGGGCGGCGATGAGCGCCCGGCGGCAGCGGCGCTTCCTGATGGTCACCGGGACGATGTCGGCGTTCGTGCTGCTCACGTCGGGCGGCGCGTGGGCGTTCCAGAACTACGTGACGAGCGCGATCGACAGGGTCAAGGTCGGCGGGCTCGGCAAGGGCAAGGACGCGCCGAAGGGCGCGATGACGATCCTGGTGGCGGGCGTCGACCGGCGCGAGGGGCTGACCAGGGAGCAGCAGCGCGCGGCGAAGCTGGGCCACGAGCCGGGCGAGCGGTCCGACACGATGCTGCTGCTGCACGTCTCCCGCGACCACGACCGCGTGTCGGTCGTGAACCTGCCGCGCGACTCCTACGTGACGATCCCGTCGCACAAGTCGAACGGCTCGGAGGGGCCCAAGGGGGCGCACGTCCCGTCCCGTCCGGGCAAGCTGACGTGGGCGTACCAGTTCGGCGGGCCCGACCTGACGGTCGACACGATCAAGCGGACGACCGGCGTGTCCATCGACCACTACGTCGAGGTGAACTTCTACGGGTTCGTCAACATGGTGGACGCGCTCGGCGGCGTGGACGTGTGCACCGAGCAGCCCATCGACGACGCCAAGAGCGGGCTGCGGCTCCCCGCGGGCAAGTCGCACGTGGACGGGCTGAAGGCGCTCGGGTTCGCCCGCGCCCGCTACACCCTGACCGGCGGCAGCGACCTCGGGCGCATCGACCGGCAGCAGCAGTTCATGGCGTCGATGATGAAGCAGGCGCTGTCCAGCAGGACGCTCAGCGACCCGGTGAAGTCGGCGAGGTTCCTGAAGGCGGCGCTGAAGTCGCTGCGCGTCGACCCCGATCTCGCCGAGGACCTGCCGAAGCTCGCCAACCAGATGAAGGACCTGTCGACCGACAGCCTCACGTTCGCGAAGGTGCCGCTGGCGAACCCCGACTTCAACACCGTCCTGTGGAACGCCCCGGGGCCGCAGTCGACCGTCCAGTGGGACCAGCACCGCGCGAACGAGCTGTTCACCCGGATCCGGCGCGACCAGCCGCTGGTCAAGGAGACGCCGAAGCCGAGCGCGTCGCCGACGAAGACGCCGCGGGACGCGCTGACGGTGCCGCCGGACGAGATCCAGGTCCGCGTCCTCAACGCGATCGGCACGCGGGGGCTCGCGACGCGCGCGGGCGGGGAACTGGACAAGGCCGGGTTCCACGCGACCGTCGTGCCTGGCGTGGCGCGCCGCGGGCTCCAGACGACGCAGATCCAGTACGGCCCCGGCCGCGAGGACTCCGCGAAGACGCTGGCCGCGGCGATCCCGGGCGCGCGGATGAAGGAGGTCCGCTCGCTCGGCCCGCGCGTGCAGGTGATGGTCGGCGCGAACTGGGACGGCGCCAAGAAGGTCAGGGTCGCGGGCGCCTCGCCGAGCGCGGCGCCGTCCCAGGACCCGGCGCTGGAGACGGGCACGGCCACCCAGAAGCTCTGCGGCTGA